The genomic DNA GAGCGAATCGTAGTAGGGGCTGATGGTGTAGCCGGCGCAGGCGTGCGAATCGAAACGCACCCCCAGACCGCCCGGCGGGCGGAACTCGGCAATCGGTCCCGGCGCCGGACGAAAGCCGTGTTCGGTGTCCTCGGCGTTGATCCGCACCTCGATCGCGCAGCCGCTGCGCGGGATGTCCTTTTGCCGGAGCGTCAGCTTGTCCCCCGCCGCGATGCGGATCATCCACTTGATCAAATCGACGCCCGTGATTAGCTCCGTCACTGGATGCTCAACCTGAATCCGCGTATTGACTTCAAGGAAGTAATAGCTGCCGCCCTTGTCGACGATGAATTCGACCGTCCCGGCAGAAAAGTAGTCGGCGGCCTGGACCAGCTTGACGGCGGCCTCACACAGGCCGCTCCGCGTCTTTTCGTTGATCGCCGGGGAGGGCGATTCCTCGACGAGTTTCTGATGGCGGCGCTGGAGCGTGCAGTCGCGCTCCCACAGGTGGACGCAGTTGCCGTGCTGGTCGGCAAGGATCTGCACCTCGACGTGACGCGGCTGCTCCACGAGCTTTTCAATATAGACGCGACCGTCTTTGAAGGCGTTTTCCGCCTCGGTCCGGGCGTTGCGAATCTGCGTCCGGAGCGTCGCCTCGTTGTGCGCGATCCGCATGCCGCGCCCGCCGCCCCCCGCCGTGGCCTTGATCATGACCGGATAGCCGATCTCCGCGCTGATCTTCACGGCGTCGTCGTCGTCCTCGACCACGCCCTCGCTGCCGGGGACCGTCTTCACGCGACTCTTCCTGGCCAGCTTCTTGGCCGCGGCCTTGTCGCCCAATAGCTGGATCGATTCTGAACTCGGCCCGATGAATTCGATCTTGCTGGCCCGGCACTGCTCCGCGAAATCCGCGTTTTCCGCAAGAAATCCATATCCGGGGTGGATCGCATCGACGTTCGCGACCTCAGCCGCGGCGATGATTCGGTCGGCCCGCAGGTAGCTCTGCGACGCGGGGGCCGGGCCGATGCAGATCGCCTCATTGGCCAGCGTCAGATACGGCGCCCCGCGGTCGGCCTCGGAAAACACGGCGACCGTCTCGATCCCCATCTCGCGGCACGCGCGGAGGACGCGCAGCGCGATTTCGCCCCGGTTGGCCACGAGGATCTTGGAGAACATGCGTTTCTGCACGCCGCCCTTGGCAGGCTTCCGCGCGAAGGCGTCCGCCATTTTGGCCGACAAGCTGGCCGCCGATGAATTGGAGTCCTTGCCCGATGCCATCAAGCGACCCGCACCATCATCAGGGGCTGACCGAACTCGACGGGCGCGCCGTTGCGCACCTCAATCGATTCGATCGTGCCGGCCCGCTCGGCCTTGATCTCGTTGAAGACCTTCATGGCCTCGATGATGCAGACCACGGTCTCGGGGCTGACCTTGTCGCCGGTCTTGACGAAAGGCGGCGATTCGGGATTGGCGGCGGCGTAAAAGGTGCCGACCATCGGCGAGGCGATCGGTTGAAGTCCGGGATCGGCCACCGGGCTCGTCGCCGCGACGACCGGCGGGTTTGCGGAAGCGGCCATCATGGGCGGCGGCGGCGCATGATGTAACGGCGAGTGAACGACGGGAGCGCTGCCGCGGCGCAGGACAATCCGCTTTTCCCCGTCGCGGATCATGATCTCGGAAAGGTCGTTATCGACCATCAGGTCGGTAAGGGTCTTGATCTCTTCGATGTCCATCCAGGTGCTCTCAAGTGCTAAGCCGCCGGACACGGGGCTCCTTGTTCAAGGGGGCGATTCTAGGGGTACAGCATATTCCACGCAACCGGATTATCGCGGTTCACAAACCTCGTGCTGGTAAGATGATGATGAACGCACTAATTGTGGAGGCTGCATGTGGATGCGTAAACCCGTTCACTCGTCATTCCTATTGGTATTCGCCTTCTTCTCCATGTCGACCGCGTTGATGTGTTCAACAGTAACGATAAGCAGAGGCGGCTACCGCGGAGTATTACTCGCGGCGATCGGCTTGATGCTACTGGCCGACGCTATTTGCCTGAAGGAGATTCTCCGCAAGCATCCGGTCTGGATAGTTATTGCGGGTGCGATGATGCTGCCATCGCTATTCATTATTTGGGATTTTTGTTCGCGAGGACCGCATGTCTTTGGTCTCGTGAAGTGAGCAGCGGCGCGACGACGTATTGGATTAACGCCTGTGAGGATGAAGAGGTGTGGTTGCTGAAATAGCCGTATCGCAACCATCTAGGATGCCAGCGGACTTCGCGGAAGCCGGCCGGGTGATGGTGCCAGCCAATCCAGCCGGCGGAGGGTGAGTGGACGCGATTGGATGTGCCGAAGAGCGTCGTGCCGACGCCGAGAAAGAAGAAATCACCGGGACCGCCGATCGAGACGAGGCCGCTCGCGCATCGGGAGGTCGCGCAAGTAATGTCGTAATCCGGCGAAATCGACGGCGCGATGAGAACCGCGCTGTCAACGCGGATGTCCACGGGGAGCTGCTCCAGCGCCTTCAGCACGATCCAGCACCCGCCGGATTGCGCGAGCAGATTGACTGGGGCATCCGGGTAACGACACTTGTACGAAACGATCCGCTCGACGAGCCGCGCGGTCTGCCGCGCGTGGTGGCAGCGGCTCATCAGGTTGACCAGGCTGCGCAGGAAGGGAATGCCCCGGTTCCAGCCAAATCGCACGACCGCCCCGCGATACCGCGAGCGCAGCATGCCACACGCCATCGCGTGGTTATACGGGCTGGGGCCTTCAATGCCGCCTAATACCAGCAGCAGCCCGCGCTTTCGCCGCCTCGGCGTGTCCGCCTTCGCGGGCAGCCGGGGCCACCAAAATATGCTGGCGATCTTGACGAATACCCCCATGAGCGGATCGACCAGACCGCTCAGGATCGCGAAAGCGCTCCAGTAAACAGAGAAATGTCGCGGGGATGTGGGCAGCGGTGAACTGAGACTCAAATCCGCCATGCAGTCGAACCCTCACGCCAACCCTGTCCCTCGAAGGGAGAGGGAGCGGTCAGGCCCGTTCCATATACTCGCCGGTGCGCGTGTCGACGCGGACCACCTCGCCGTTGGTAATAAACGGCGGAACGCGAACGGTCAGACCGGTTTCGAGGATGGCCTCTTTGCTTTGGTTCGTCGCCGTCGCGCCTTTGACGACCGGCGCGGCATCGGTAACGGTCAGTTCGACAATGTTGGGCAACTCGACGCCGACGACCTGGCCGTCGACGAATTTGGCCATGAGCCGCTCATTGCCTTTGAGGTACTTGTCGGCATCGGGCATGATCTCGGCGGGGACGTTGATCTGGTCAAAGGTCGTGGTGTCCATGAGGACGAAACTGTCGCCCTCCTTGTAGAGATACTCGAACTGCTTGTCCTCGACGTGCGGGGATTCCAGCTCCTCATCCATGTTGAAGCGGTTGTCGATGACCTGGCCGGTCTTGAAGTTCTTGAGCTTGATCTGCATGTAGCTGCGCCAGTTGCCCTTGGCGACGCGCTGCGAGTCG from Phycisphaerae bacterium includes the following:
- the accC gene encoding acetyl-CoA carboxylase biotin carboxylase subunit encodes the protein MFSKILVANRGEIALRVLRACREMGIETVAVFSEADRGAPYLTLANEAICIGPAPASQSYLRADRIIAAAEVANVDAIHPGYGFLAENADFAEQCRASKIEFIGPSSESIQLLGDKAAAKKLARKSRVKTVPGSEGVVEDDDDAVKISAEIGYPVMIKATAGGGGRGMRIAHNEATLRTQIRNARTEAENAFKDGRVYIEKLVEQPRHVEVQILADQHGNCVHLWERDCTLQRRHQKLVEESPSPAINEKTRSGLCEAAVKLVQAADYFSAGTVEFIVDKGGSYYFLEVNTRIQVEHPVTELITGVDLIKWMIRIAAGDKLTLRQKDIPRSGCAIEVRINAEDTEHGFRPAPGPIAEFRPPGGLGVRFDSHACAGYTISPYYDSLVGKLIVHRKNREEAIRTMRRCLDEFHIAPLKTTIPLLRQIFQNSDFLNANIDTGFIERMMQK
- the accB gene encoding acetyl-CoA carboxylase biotin carboxyl carrier protein, whose amino-acid sequence is MDIEEIKTLTDLMVDNDLSEIMIRDGEKRIVLRRGSAPVVHSPLHHAPPPPMMAASANPPVVAATSPVADPGLQPIASPMVGTFYAAANPESPPFVKTGDKVSPETVVCIIEAMKVFNEIKAERAGTIESIEVRNGAPVEFGQPLMMVRVA
- the efp gene encoding elongation factor P, which gives rise to MPKATDIRKGQAVIYEGKLWFVHDSQRVAKGNWRSYMQIKLKNFKTGQVIDNRFNMDEELESPHVEDKQFEYLYKEGDSFVLMDTTTFDQINVPAEIMPDADKYLKGNERLMAKFVDGQVVGVELPNIVELTVTDAAPVVKGATATNQSKEAILETGLTVRVPPFITNGEVVRVDTRTGEYMERA